A single genomic interval of Megalobrama amblycephala isolate DHTTF-2021 linkage group LG15, ASM1881202v1, whole genome shotgun sequence harbors:
- the klhdc4 gene encoding LOW QUALITY PROTEIN: kelch domain-containing protein 4 (The sequence of the model RefSeq protein was modified relative to this genomic sequence to represent the inferred CDS: deleted 1 base in 1 codon): protein MGKKGKKGKNEKKVKGAEKTAAKMEKKVSKRSKKEEEDLEALIAEFQSLDAKKTQVIETACAPPSPRLNASLCAHPEKDELILFGGEFFNGKKTFLYNELFFYNIKKNTWVKVEIPNPPPRRCAQQAVVVPQGGGQIWIFGGEFASPDGEQFYRYKDLWVLHLGTRTWEQIKAPGAPSGRSGHRMVLSKRQLLLFGGFHENSRDYIFYNDVYAFNLDTFTWSRLQPTGTGPCPRSACQMTTTPDGNGVIIYGGYSISRVKKDVDKGTIHSDMFLLRREGKEEQEKWTWTRVNPAGVKPPPRSGFSLAVGPGGRALLFGGVCDEEDDESLEGDFFNDLYFYDINKNRWFPAQLKGNKSEKKKRRRGMKGEQTNETEEDKEKAQGPTEIVKEIVAEDGTVMTIKEVIPAARAEEDIEDEEEDEEEDDEEVEAGAVASLVEPCPRSSAMATVKHGKFYLYGGMFEVGDRQFTLSDLYCLDLHKMDHWDVLVEMDPKTQEWLEESEDDDEDEDEEAKGGDDEEDDEEEEESEEESEEDADHPPVKPGEALVDYQTRTEKYWLGLARANMGPDAKEKKVQKVGHAMAKVFFEDQE, encoded by the exons atgggtaaaaagggaaaaaagggtaaaaatgaaaagaaagtgAAAGGAGCGGAGAAAACCGCCGCCAAAATGGAGAAGAAGGTGTCAAAAAGATCGAAAAAAGAGGAG GAGGATTTAGAGGCTTTAATAGCAGAATTTCAGTCCCTGGACGCCAAAAAGACTCAGGTGATCGAGACGGCGTGTGCCCCTCCGTCTCCCAG GTTGAACGCCTCTCTGTGTGCGCACCCGGAAAAAGACGAGCTGATTTTATTTGGAGGGGAATTTTTCAATGGGAAGAAA ACTTTTCTGTACAATGAATTATTCTTCTACAACATTAAGAAGAACACCTGGGTGAAGGTAGAGATCCCGAACCCTCCTCCAAGACGCTGCGCTCAACAG GCAGTGGTAGTTCCCCAGGGCGGGGGGCAGATTTGGATATTTGGGGGGGAGTTTGCGTCCCCTGACGGTGAGCAGTTCTATCGCTATAAAGATCTGTGGGTGCTTCACCTGGGAACACGCACATGGGAGCAAATCAA AGCTCCTGGTGCTCCTTCTGGCAGGAGTGGACATCGCATGGTCCTGAGCAAACGTCAGCTGCTTTTGTTTGGTGGTTTTCATGAGAACTCCAG GGATTATATCTTTTACAATGATGTTTATGCATTTAACCTGGACACATTCACATGGAGCCGTCTCCAGCCCACAGGAACTGGCCCCTGTCCACGTTCAGCCTGTCAAATGACCACCACTCCAGACGGCAACGGCGTCATCATCTATGGCGGATATTCCATATCT AGAGTGAAGAAGGATGTGGATAAAGGAACCATCCATTCTGACATGTTCCTGCTGAGGAGGGAAGGCAAAGAGGAGCAAG AAAAGTGGACATGGACACGGGTGAACCCTGCAGGAGTGAAGCCCCCTCCTCGTTCCGGCTTCTCGCTGGCTGTGGGCCCCGGGGGCCGAGCGCTCCTCTTCGGTGGCGTT tgtgatgaggaagatgatgagTCTTTGGAAGGAGACTTCTTTAATGACCTTTACTTTTATGATATCAACAAAAACCGGTGGTTTCCTGCCCAGCTAAAG GGCAACAAGTcagaaaagaagaagaggcgCCGTGGGATGAAGGGAGAACAGACAAATGAAACTGAAGAGGACAAAGAGAAGGCACAGGGTCCCACCGAGATTGTTAAAGAGATTGTCGCCGAGGACGGAACAGTTATGACCATCAAGGAAGTGATTCCAGCTGCACGGGCAGAGGAGGACATTGAGGACGAGGAGGAGGACGAGGAGGAGGATGACGAAGAGGTGGAGGCGGGTGCAGTGGCTTCCCTGGTGGAGCCTTGTCCTCGCTCTAGCGCCATGGCAACAGTAAAGCACGGCAAGTTCTACTTGTACGGCGGAATGTTTGAGGTGGGAGATCGACAGTTCACCCTCAGCGATCTCTACTGCCTGGACCTGCATAAGATGGACCATTGGGACGTTCTAGTGGAAATGGACCCCA AGACGCAGGAGTGGCTGGAAGAAtcagaagatgatgatgaagatgaagatgaggaGGCAAAGGGAGGTGATGATGAGGAAGAcgatgaggaagaggaggaatctgaagaggagagtgaagaag ATGCGGACCATCCGCCAGTAAAGCCTGGAGAAGCACTTGTGGATTATCAAACGCGGACTGAGAAGTACTGGCTGGGTCTCGCCCGAGCAAACATGGGTCCTGATGCCAAAGAGAAGAAAGTACAAAAGGTCGGCCACGCCATGGCCAAGGTGTTCTTTGAGGATCAGGAATGA